A window from Solanum stenotomum isolate F172 chromosome 5, ASM1918654v1, whole genome shotgun sequence encodes these proteins:
- the LOC125863702 gene encoding phospholipase A(1) DAD1, chloroplastic, translating into MEYQGIKNWEGLLDPLDDNLRGEIIRYGHFVEAAYRACNFDPSSPSYAMCKYSRKKLFHLSGFSGTGYRVSKYLKATSGIKLPNWVDKAPKWMSKQSSWIGYVAICHDQREIARLGRRDVVIALRGTATCLEWLENLRATLTPLPNIKHTCSTICCPMVESGFLSLYTSKIDAQQSLQDMVREEIARIKKIYDGETLSFTIAGHSLGAALATLTAYDIKQFFRDIPLVTVMSFGGPRVGNHSFRYHLDKQGTKILRIVNSDDLITKIPGFVIDNNDNKFAEKSGHWIQKLVEDSQWVYADVGCELRLSSSDSPYFNGINIATCHELNTYLHLVNSFVSSNCPVRATAKKIMHKSNNNVKCT; encoded by the coding sequence ATGGAGTATCAAGGAATAAAGAATTGGGAAGGTTTGCTTGATCCACTAGATGATAATTTACGTGGAGAAATAATTCGATATGGACATTTTGTTGAAGCTGCGTATAGAGCATGCAATTTTgatccttcttctccttcataCGCAATGTGCAAATactcaagaaaaaaattgtttcatcTTTCGGGCTTTTCAGGTACTGGTTATCGTGTTTCCAAGTACTTGAAAGCTACTAGTGGGATTAAGCTTCCAAATTGGGTTGATAAAGCGCCTAAATGGATGTCAAAGCAATCCAGTTGGATTGGTTATGTCGCGATTTGTCATGACCAAAGAGAAATAGCAAGACTAGGGAGAAGAGACGTTGTCATTGCCTTACGAGGCACAGCAACTTGTTTAGAGTGGCTCGAGAATCTACGAGCCACTCTCACTCCTCTCCCTAACATTAAACATACTTGTTCTACCATATGTTGTCCAATGGTCGAAAGTGGTTTCCTAAGCTTATATACATCCAAAATAGATGCACAACAGAGTCTACAAGACATGGTTAGAGAAGAAATAGCccgaattaaaaaaatatacgaTGGTGAAACTTTAAGCTTCACCATCGCAGGCCACTCCCTTGGGGCCGCGTTAGCCACTCTAACAGCCTACGATATTAAACAATTTTTCAGAGATATACCACTTGTAACAGTCATGTCGTTTGGTGGTCCAAGAGTCGGAAACCATAGTTTCCGATACCATCTTGATAAACAAGGTACCAAAATCTTGCGTATCGTCAACTCAGACGATCTTATAACTAAAATTCCTGGATTCGTCATTGACAACAATGATAATAAATTTGCGGAAAAAAGTGGTCATTGGATCCAAAAGCTTGTGGAAGATAGTCAATGGGTATATGCAGATGTTGGATGTGAACTACGATTAAGTAGTAGTGATTCACCATACTTTAATGGGATTAATATTGCAACTTGTCATGAATTAAATACTTATCTTCATTTGGTTAATAGTTTTGTTAGCTCAAACTGTCCTGTTAGAGCTActgcaaaaaaaattatgcacaAAAGTAACAATAATGTGAAATGTACGTAA